One part of the Acinetobacter sp. XS-4 genome encodes these proteins:
- a CDS encoding AzlD domain-containing protein — translation MNQQLLIILGIGLLALGTYGIRFAGFHLGAKFTFSEKYQVLLSNGATVLLCAIAVTTTFFEGQHFAGFARILGVGLALFLVWRKVPLLLVICLAAAGTALIRLLGIE, via the coding sequence ATGAATCAACAATTACTCATTATTTTGGGCATAGGCTTGCTAGCACTTGGAACATATGGGATTCGTTTTGCTGGTTTTCACTTAGGTGCCAAATTTACTTTTTCTGAAAAATACCAAGTTTTATTGTCAAACGGCGCAACCGTTTTGCTCTGTGCGATTGCAGTCACAACTACATTTTTTGAAGGCCAACATTTCGCAGGTTTCGCTCGTATATTGGGTGTGGGTTTAGCGCTTTTCTTGGTTTGGAGAAAAGTACCACTTTTATTAGTGATTTGCTTGGCAGCCGCTGGTACGGCCCTGATACGTTTGCTTGGAATTGAG
- a CDS encoding AzlC family ABC transporter permease — protein MENRSLYHAMSTYSLIKKLSKDTTRSIFFVCLATSVVGMSLGSLAASYGLALWIPLCLSIFVLAGTAEFIFIGFLAVGGSPIAAAIAGLLVNLRHLPFGIAVNELIRGKFSRYFGAHIMNDESVLFGMAQPDFETKKAAYWLCGICIMLTWPLGVTAGYFIGSAIPDPKTFGLDAIFPAILIALTFNALKNKSTRKAAFAGSTLALISTPFLASGLPILISLFGLIFSRKK, from the coding sequence ATGGAAAATCGTTCGTTATATCATGCTATGTCCACATACTCTCTCATTAAGAAACTTAGTAAAGACACCACCCGCTCGATTTTCTTTGTGTGTCTGGCAACCAGTGTTGTTGGTATGTCTTTAGGTTCACTCGCGGCAAGCTATGGCTTAGCGCTCTGGATCCCACTTTGCCTATCCATATTTGTGCTCGCAGGAACTGCTGAATTTATTTTTATTGGGTTCTTGGCCGTAGGTGGCAGCCCGATTGCTGCTGCAATTGCAGGACTACTCGTCAATTTAAGACATCTGCCTTTTGGTATTGCGGTCAATGAACTAATCAGAGGTAAATTCTCTCGATATTTCGGGGCTCATATCATGAACGATGAAAGTGTTTTGTTTGGCATGGCGCAGCCCGATTTCGAAACAAAAAAGGCTGCTTACTGGTTATGTGGTATATGCATCATGCTGACTTGGCCCCTCGGTGTTACTGCGGGTTATTTTATTGGAAGCGCTATTCCAGACCCAAAAACATTTGGTCTAGATGCCATTTTCCCTGCAATTTTAATCGCACTTACTTTTAATGCTTTAAAGAATAAATCTACTCGAAAAGCTGCATTTGCTGGATCCACTTTGGCACTGATTAGCACACCTTTTTTGGCCTCAGGACTTCCAATTCTGATTTCGCTTTTTGGCTTAATATTTAGTAGAAAAAAATGA